In Candidatus Bathyarchaeota archaeon, the genomic window GACTTTATCCATTCTTATAAAAAAGAAGATCCAATTTCAAAAGGCATAGAAAAAATAACTAAAAAATTATTAGAACATAACATCGCTTTTGAAATCGAATTTGATAGAATTGTTAGAAGCATAGGACCTAATTGGTATCAGATAGTTCTTGATATTAGAATACTGTAATTAGCTAGTTATTTTTTTATTGTTCCTTTCTTTGGCTATTTTATTCGCTATTAAGGCGGCGAATGTTCCTGCAGGTATTCCACCATCGATATTGACTACAGCTAAACCTAATGAACATGTCTGTAACATCGCAGCTAAAGCACTAACTCCATCTTTTCCGAATCCATAACTTGTTGAAGTTGGTACACCTATTATTGGGATATCGACCAATCCCGCAACTACTGTTGGCAGAGCACCCTCTCTGCCTGCGATTATGATTAAAACATCAACATTATTATCTGTAATCTTTTTGAGTGAATCAACAAGTCTGTGTATACCTGCTACACCTACGTCATAAGACGATACAACTTTACACCCCATCTCTTCAGCAATCACCCTGGCCTCTTCAGCAATTGGAATATCAGAAGTCCCTGCGGTTAAAATTCCAACTCTGCCGCCGGTACTAACTGATTTAAATTCTTTTTTTAGGACGATCAAACCATTTTCTTCGCTTACATACGATATGCGTTCATTAAAGGATTTTTTTATCGATGAAATCTGTTCATCATTAGCTCTACTAATGAACACTCGCCCACATTTATCCAATATTTTTGATGTTATCTTGGTTAATTGATCATTTTTCTTTCCTTCGGCAAGTACAATCTCAGGCATTCCCTTTCTAGACTCTCTATCTAGATCAATTTTAGCAAAATCATTTAACTCAAGAATTCTTTCGCTTTTAATTGATTTCTCAGCTTCTTCTATTGATATTTTTCCTTTAAGTAATTTCTCTAGAATATCTCTCAAGATACGTTTCTCCATAGATAATTCTAAGATTCCTACCTAATTTAGGGTCCTAATTAAGTATTCAACATAATCTATTTCAATACACAAAAAAATAATAAAATCATTATCATGTTAATCTTTATGACTTACAAATGAAAAAAAGTGATAGAAAAGCAGTATTTGATTGCCAGACAGCAGGGATTTCTGGCGATATGATATTAGGCGCTTTGGTGGATTTAGGCGCGGATATAGAGAAAATTAAGAAAAATCTTAACATCGCTAGGAATAATTTCTCCAATTGTAAAAAAGCTCAAATAAGAATAAATGATGTTCTTAGGAAGGAGATCAAAGCTAAGGAAATAAATTTCAAGTTGGATGAGTCTGCATCTCACATAATGGGCAGACAACTTATCGATTCAATCAAAGCTACAATAAAAGAATTAGATTTCTCTCTTAGAGCAAAAGAATTAGCATTGAATTCAATTAATACGCTGGTGAATTCAGAGGCTAAAATCCATAATGAAAGAAGATCAAATGTTCATTTGACAGAAGCAGGATCATTTGATACAGTTGCTGATATAATATGTGTAACAACAGCTCTTGAAGATTTAGGCATGTTCAAAAATACTACTATATATTCAACACCTGTAGCTGTAGGAGGCGGATTGCTTAAATTTTCTCATGGTACGACATCCGTTCCTCTACCAGCGACTCTATTAATTGCACAATTAAAAAAAGTGCCCATTGTAGGAGGTCCCGTTTCATATGAATTGGCCACTCCAACGGGTATATCTATTCTGTCTAATTTAGTCAATTCATATGTACAATTTTATCCTACGATGACGCCTCTAAAGATAGGTTACGGGGCAGGAAAGAATGATTTCAATGAAATTCCAAATGTTTTGAGAATCACTGTTGGGGAATCTTGGAGCTTAAACATGAATAAATTTGATACAGAGGAAGCTATAATTCTTGAAACTAATGTTGATGATATAACTGGGGAAGTTATGGGTTATTTGCTAGATAGGCTGCTTGAAGAAGGAGCTAAAGATGTTTACTTCACTCCGATCTCTATGAAGAAAAATCGCCCAGGACATTTAATTAGTGTAATCACAGACAAAATAAAAGTCAGGCATTTGATTGAGGTTCTGTTTAAAGAATTAGGTACTATCGGTGTAAGAACCTATCCTTTATGGAGATATGCGCTTCCAAGAGAGTCTATTACTTTGAAAATCAAAATAAATAATAAAATAGAATCTATTAGAATCAAAATATCCAAAGATCATAGTGGAAAAATAGTCAAAATCAAACCAGAATTTGAAGATTTAAAACTATTAGCAAAGAAATTTGACACCTCATTAAGAGAAGTAACAGAAGCTGTTAATTCTGAGTTAATAAAAAGAAAAATTGGCAAGCTCTAAATTAAAATATACTAAAGTGGAGAACCAGCACAATCAACTTTGCCTTTTATTCTACGTAGGAAATTTTTACAGGTGAAGCACTCGACAAATGATACGCTCTTTTCCATTACAGGGCACTCAACACACTCTTTTTTCATCCTTGAGATCATTTTCTTACCAATTCCACCTTTTAATTCTTCAACTTTCTCTTTAGGAACTGGTTTAGCTCTTTCAAGCATCGTTATTTCAACACTATATTTTGCTCTCTTTTCATTATCCAAGATCAGATCTCCATTGTACTAATTTCAAAATTCTATTATAAAGTTATATTTATGCTTAGAAGATTAATTTTTTTTATCATTTATGCTTACAGACAATATTCTGATCATTTTCTCCATCAAGAATTTATAGAAAAAATTCCAGATCATGAGCATAGTATATAGTACAACAGCCATCATTTATTATCAAATCGACGATTGGAGTTCAAAAAGGCAAATTCTTTTTCGTAGGGAAAAAGCGTTACGCAAAGCGGAATCAAATTTTTAAGGTTAATTTATAATAATTTCCAGTTATAGTGCGCATTTTAAATTATGCATTAATGCTAGAAAATGAGTAATGCCCTCCAAATCTGTGTTTTTTCAGGACTAATAGCTGATTTGATTGCATTTGAACGTGTTCTCTTATATATCCATAAGAAACAATTTATTTTAGCAATTTTCTCTCAAAGGAAGAGCCATATAAGAAATACATTGAAAACTGGAAAAAATATAAATAGGGATTCATCAAACTCTTAGAAGATTAAATGTATGTGACTTGATGATAGAAAAAACATTTAATAAAAAACTCTATCTTTTATGTTACAATTATTAAAGTTGAAAGAATACTCGGTGTTTTATTTTGAAAAATAAGAATGCTTTAGGAGCGGGTTTAAGCATAGTAGGGTTGATGATATTAAATATTTTACTAGTACTGAAAACCCTGCCCTTATTCTATAAAGGCATCCAAATCCCTTTACAGGAATCTGCTAAACCAATTGGAAGTTCTCTATTTTCACTTACCTTTTTCAATTTATTCTTGATTATGATCAATATTTTGATAATATCTTATGTCTTAAACAAATTTGGCTTCAGTAATAAGATCATTCCCTCAATATTTGAGGAAAAAGTCAGTATTGCGCTGCTTTTAATATTTTCATTGTCAGGATTGGCAATGTGGTATTATCCAATATTTTTGATTGTATTCGTTTCCATAGGCTTATACCTACTTATTATTGAACTGAAGTAGTTAAGAATTAAATTTAAATAGGGTTAAATTTTAGTTAAAGGTTTAGAGACATAGAAAAAAGGATTAGCTATCTGTTATGCTGGGCAACTGTACAACAATTACGATATTAAAGTCTTTACAATGCATTACAAAAGCACTGTTAAATTTTAAAAAAGAAATGGGGGGAACTATTTAGCAGCATGGCCGAAATATGCGCCATATGTGGTCTTCCAAAGGACCTTTGCGTTTGCGGAACAATAAGCATGGAACAACAAATAATCAAGGTTCGATGCGAGACTAGAAAATGGAATAAAGCAATGACTGTCATAGAAGGAATCGATTCTAAAAATGTTGATCTAGGCGAGCTTGCGACAAAGCTGAAAAGCTTATGCGCATGTGGTGGAAGCGCGAAAGATAATATGATACTGCTTCAGGGAGATCACAGAGATAGGGTCAAGCAATTCCTAATAGATTATGGCTTTCCAAGCTCTAGCATCGAAGTTCATTAAGGGAATATTCTAAGGAAAGCATATATCGAATTGGATTCTGATGAAGGCAATAAACTAAATATTTAACTTTAGCGATTCCTTCAAACCCTTGTATCTGTTTCTGACAGTTACTTCTGTTACATTTGCTACTTCAGCGATTTCTTTTTGAGTCTTTTTCACGTCATCTAAGACACATGCTACATATAATGCAGCAGCGGCTAGGCCCATGGGATCCTTTCCTGATACCACTCCTCTTTTCTTTGCTTCTCCGAGTATCTTTATTGCTGTCCTTTGAGCTTTAATAGGTATTCTAACTTTTGATGCTATTTTAGAGACACATCTTACTGGATCCTCAACAGGCATCCTAATATTCAATTCACGAAGTAAAAGCCTATAACATCGAGCAACATCTTTTCTTTTTACACTACTAGCGGCAGCGACTTCCTTTAAAGTCCTAGGAGTTTCAGTTGCTCTACAAGCTGCATAGAGAGCAGCTGCGGCTATTGCTGCAATCGATCTTCCCCTTACTAATCCGCTATCAAGTGCCTTTCTATATATTACTGCCGCCCTTTCCTTAACTTGAGATGGTATATGAAGATTATCTGTTAATCTATCAAGTTCTGCCATGGCTTGTGCTAAGTTTCTATCTATAGAAGAATGAACTCTAGTTCTAATCTGCCACTTTCTTAACCTGAGCATTTCTAGCCTGGTTGATATCGGTAATTGCTTTCCATATGCATCGCGATTTATTCGATCTATTACTGTTGAAAGACCTTTATCATGCATAGAATAAGAGATTGGTATACCGACTCTTCCACGAGATTCTCTCTCTTCTTTAGTAAATGCTCTCCACTCTGGACCTCTATCCATCACGTTTTCATTTATTACAAGCCCACAAGCCTGACAGATAACCTCTCCACGATCATAATCTTCTACAAGGTTGTCGCTTGTACACTCTGGGCATTTTGTTATTTTCCATAATTTTTTTGTGTATGAAGTCAAAATTATCACCCCTTATCTACTTAAAAGGGGTATTGAGTCTAAAGCTTACGCTAGAATCAGGAAAAATACCTGATTCGTAAGAAAAGCTTATATCTGACCCTTCCCTTTTCCATAGGAAAGCATGGAGTTATATTTAAGCTTTTTGTTTTTAGGTTCTATCAAGACCGTATCAGATGTGGATTGTTGTAAAAAATCGCCGAATATTAAATCGCAGTCCTGAAAGAACGATTCTTCTGTTGAATCTTGTATTAATCTATTACCTTATCAAAAAAATAAAGATTTATGAAAGGTATTATCGACATTAAATAATGGCCCGGGAAAAAGGGTTGTAGACTTAGAAAGGCAGAACCCGGTAGTCTAGCGGCCAAAGTGGGCCTAGAAACGGCTTTGGATAACGGGCTCTGGATCCAAAATATGAGAAGATACCCGTAGACGGGAGAAATAGTTCCCGAATTCGAATCTCCCCCGGGCTACCATTTTCTAGAATATATTTTACACTCATTTATCATGAGTACGGAAGGAAGTCCAAGAAAGGGCGATTTAGATTATCTTTTCCTCAATTAGCTCAATTTATATCATGTGATTAACAATCACATCTACTTCAAAAAAAATTATTATGTTATATCTTTACTAAGATATGGAATGATGAACTTATTGATTACATTCTTCAAATGTGTGTGTTATAGGAATATTGCATCGATCATTAGTGCACACACGCATAACATATTTACGCTTCTAGTAATTTTCAATATAATTTTTGTATCATTGCCAACAGAACTAGCTTACTCTGATTCTCAGATGTTGACTGGCGAGATCGTATTTTCTAGCGATCGAGATGGCGATTTTGAAATATTTCTAATGAACAGTAATGGATCGAATCAGACTCAACTAACTTATGATGTCTCAAATAACTATAAACCAACATGGTCTCCTAATGGCTCAAGTATCTTATTTGAAAGTTTTAATGGTAGAATATTTGAAATGCATAATCTTAATGAATCTGCATTATTTCAAATTGGACCCGATATGCATAATGGAGATTTTAGGGAACCAACATGGTCTCCTGATGGGAGCAGGATAGCTTTTATTAGTAACCTAGAAGGTGATTATGAAATTTTTATTGGAGATACTGCTAATTTATTTAAAACTCAATTAACCCTTAGAGGCATAATACAACTGACGCATAATATAGCTACAGACATTACACCAACATGGTCTCCTGACGGAACTAAGATTGCTTTTGCTAGTAACAGGGATGGAGATTATGAAATCTTTGTGATGAACGCAGATGGTATGAATCAATCCCAATTAACTTTTAATGGCATAGATGATAATTACCCTGCATGGTCTCCTGACGGAACTAAGATTGCTTTTGCTAGTAACAGGGATGGAGACTATGAAATCTTCACTATAAACATTGATGGCTCAAATACAACTCAACTTACTGATAACAATGAAGATGATAATGATCCTGCTTGGTCCTATGATGGAACAAAAATTGCGTTTTCTAATCGCCAAAATAATGACTATGAAATTTTTACAATGAACGCTGATGGTTCGAATTGGATTCAATTAACTGATAATGAAGCTAATGATCGCGTCCCTTCATGGCACCCTCAATATGATATTGGTATTTTTGTTTTAGGCTTACCTTCTAAATATTCAGCAATTATTATTGTTGATGGAAAAGAGATGATTATAGAAGGGGGAGGTTT contains:
- the larB gene encoding nickel pincer cofactor biosynthesis protein LarB codes for the protein MRDILEKLLKGKISIEEAEKSIKSERILELNDFAKIDLDRESRKGMPEIVLAEGKKNDQLTKITSKILDKCGRVFISRANDEQISSIKKSFNERISYVSEENGLIVLKKEFKSVSTGGRVGILTAGTSDIPIAEEARVIAEEMGCKVVSSYDVGVAGIHRLVDSLKKITDNNVDVLIIIAGREGALPTVVAGLVDIPIIGVPTSTSYGFGKDGVSALAAMLQTCSLGLAVVNIDGGIPAGTFAALIANKIAKERNNKKITS
- the larC gene encoding nickel pincer cofactor biosynthesis protein LarC, with the translated sequence MKKSDRKAVFDCQTAGISGDMILGALVDLGADIEKIKKNLNIARNNFSNCKKAQIRINDVLRKEIKAKEINFKLDESASHIMGRQLIDSIKATIKELDFSLRAKELALNSINTLVNSEAKIHNERRSNVHLTEAGSFDTVADIICVTTALEDLGMFKNTTIYSTPVAVGGGLLKFSHGTTSVPLPATLLIAQLKKVPIVGGPVSYELATPTGISILSNLVNSYVQFYPTMTPLKIGYGAGKNDFNEIPNVLRITVGESWSLNMNKFDTEEAIILETNVDDITGEVMGYLLDRLLEEGAKDVYFTPISMKKNRPGHLISVITDKIKVRHLIEVLFKELGTIGVRTYPLWRYALPRESITLKIKINNKIESIRIKISKDHSGKIVKIKPEFEDLKLLAKKFDTSLREVTEAVNSELIKRKIGKL
- a CDS encoding translation initiation factor → MAEICAICGLPKDLCVCGTISMEQQIIKVRCETRKWNKAMTVIEGIDSKNVDLGELATKLKSLCACGGSAKDNMILLQGDHRDRVKQFLIDYGFPSSSIEVH
- a CDS encoding transcription initiation factor IIB; the encoded protein is MTSYTKKLWKITKCPECTSDNLVEDYDRGEVICQACGLVINENVMDRGPEWRAFTKEERESRGRVGIPISYSMHDKGLSTVIDRINRDAYGKQLPISTRLEMLRLRKWQIRTRVHSSIDRNLAQAMAELDRLTDNLHIPSQVKERAAVIYRKALDSGLVRGRSIAAIAAAALYAACRATETPRTLKEVAAASSVKRKDVARCYRLLLRELNIRMPVEDPVRCVSKIASKVRIPIKAQRTAIKILGEAKKRGVVSGKDPMGLAAAALYVACVLDDVKKTQKEIAEVANVTEVTVRNRYKGLKESLKLNI